One genomic region from Nitrospirota bacterium encodes:
- the gmk gene encoding guanylate kinase: MTKESKKARGKLFIVSAPSGAGKTTLCHALSRILKGIKHSVSYTTRSPRKGEINNVHYTFVTKNKFKEMIEKGAFAEWAVVHGNLYGTSVKRLQTLIKAGYDIILDIDTHGAYQMRRKFRDAVYVFILPPSFKALKERLRGRMSEPDEEIRKRLKRAKEEIASHKDYDYVIINDKFSKALRALESIVTAEKHRICE, translated from the coding sequence GCCAGGGGGAAACTTTTTATTGTGTCTGCGCCTTCAGGCGCCGGCAAGACAACCCTTTGCCATGCGCTCAGCAGGATTCTCAAGGGCATTAAACATTCGGTCTCATACACGACGCGCAGTCCGCGCAAGGGTGAGATAAATAATGTTCATTATACATTTGTAACAAAGAATAAATTTAAAGAGATGATTGAAAAAGGCGCTTTTGCAGAATGGGCCGTGGTTCACGGCAATCTTTACGGAACGTCAGTAAAAAGACTTCAAACCCTGATAAAAGCCGGATATGATATAATTCTTGACATAGATACTCACGGCGCTTATCAGATGAGACGCAAATTCAGGGATGCGGTATATGTCTTTATACTTCCTCCTTCGTTCAAGGCGCTGAAGGAAAGACTCAGGGGGCGTATGTCCGAGCCTGACGAGGAGATAAGGAAACGCCTGAAACGGGCAAAAGAAGAAATTGCAAGCCATAAAGACTATGATTATGTTATTATTAATGATAAGTTTTCCAAAGCCCTCAGGGCGCTGGAAAGCATCGTGACAGCGGAAAAACACAGAATTTGCGAATAG
- the rpoZ gene encoding DNA-directed RNA polymerase subunit omega, producing MDLISLPTEYDKGKIDGRYRFVIAASMRARQLAQGLQAKIQTKAKKVTTISMEEILTNAVRILTGEEALEAKEKAKGLTIEQMMDEAKQKEALPEDLTELEKDLKVYLNEKGERDSSQRPTIEDIFGKEG from the coding sequence ATGGATTTAATTTCATTACCGACAGAATATGACAAGGGAAAAATTGACGGCCGTTACAGGTTTGTAATAGCCGCTTCCATGAGGGCAAGGCAGTTGGCACAGGGCCTTCAGGCAAAAATTCAAACCAAGGCAAAAAAAGTGACAACAATTTCAATGGAGGAAATCCTTACCAATGCAGTGAGGATACTCACGGGCGAAGAAGCCCTGGAAGCCAAGGAAAAAGCCAAGGGGCTTACCATTGAGCAGATGATGGACGAGGCAAAGCAGAAAGAAGCGCTTCCCGAGGACCTCACAGAGCTTGAAAAAGACCTTAAGGTGTACCTCAATGAAAAAGGTGAACGGGATTCTTCTCAAAGGCCTACGATAGAGGATATTTTCGGTAAAGAAGGCTAA
- the coaBC gene encoding bifunctional phosphopantothenoylcysteine decarboxylase/phosphopantothenate--cysteine ligase CoaBC — MAALSKKNILFGITGSIAAYKSVDIVRGLIKKNAAVTVVMTKAACRFIPPLTLEAVSGRRVHTGLFEDFFSHVNLPKDSHLFIIAPATANTINKLASGIADNLLTSAWLAYKGPTVIAPAMNWRMYEHPVVKKNIRELGRLGVTFAGPVCGSLACGEEGAGRMADTEDIIEAARSALTPKDLKGRRILVTAGPTREPLDTVRFISNRSSGKMGFAVARAALRRGADVTLISGPSSQRPPQGTDFIPVETTDEMRNAVLKKFLNAAAVIMTSAVADFAPAVLVKSKIKKTDAMTLNLKKTPDILKTLGRKKGRRILIGFAAEAGRDVRSAKDKLENKKLDLIVLNDVTAQGAGFDADTNIVTIITKKGEVTDYPMMQKDEIADVILDCLLQLQP; from the coding sequence GTGGCTGCGCTTAGTAAAAAAAATATTCTATTTGGCATCACGGGAAGCATTGCCGCTTACAAATCTGTTGACATTGTCAGAGGGCTTATAAAGAAGAATGCCGCCGTTACGGTAGTTATGACTAAGGCGGCATGCCGCTTCATCCCTCCGCTTACATTGGAGGCTGTATCGGGCCGGCGTGTTCACACCGGTTTATTTGAAGATTTTTTCTCCCATGTAAATCTGCCTAAGGACTCACATCTTTTTATCATTGCCCCTGCGACTGCAAATACGATTAACAAACTTGCGTCCGGCATTGCGGACAACCTGCTTACGTCAGCGTGGCTTGCTTACAAAGGACCAACGGTAATAGCGCCTGCCATGAACTGGAGGATGTACGAGCATCCGGTAGTCAAAAAAAATATCAGAGAATTAGGCAGACTCGGCGTGACCTTTGCAGGTCCCGTGTGCGGGAGCCTTGCATGCGGCGAAGAGGGTGCAGGCAGAATGGCTGATACGGAAGACATTATTGAGGCCGCAAGGTCGGCATTAACGCCAAAAGACCTGAAAGGGCGCAGGATACTTGTCACTGCAGGACCGACGCGCGAGCCTCTGGATACCGTAAGATTCATCTCAAACAGGTCTTCGGGGAAAATGGGTTTTGCAGTTGCACGCGCGGCGCTCAGAAGGGGAGCGGATGTAACGCTTATTAGCGGTCCTTCATCACAGCGTCCTCCTCAGGGCACAGATTTTATACCAGTTGAAACGACAGATGAGATGAGAAATGCCGTTTTAAAGAAGTTTTTAAACGCAGCAGCAGTCATTATGACTTCGGCGGTGGCAGACTTTGCGCCTGCAGTTTTGGTTAAATCAAAAATCAAAAAAACAGACGCAATGACATTAAATCTGAAAAAGACGCCGGATATACTTAAAACACTCGGCAGGAAAAAAGGAAGGCGTATCCTGATAGGGTTTGCCGCAGAGGCCGGAAGGGATGTCAGGAGCGCAAAGGACAAGCTTGAAAATAAAAAGCTTGATTTAATAGTATTAAATGATGTAACGGCTCAGGGCGCAGGTTTTGATGCGGATACGAATATTGTAACGATAATCACTAAAAAGGGAGAGGTGACTGATTATCCAATGATGCAAAAAGATGAAATTGCGGATGTTATTTTAGACTGCCTGTTGCAGTTACAGCCATAA
- the aroQ gene encoding type II 3-dehydroquinate dehydratase, with the protein MKIMVIHGPNLNLLGTRETDIYGSLKLKEINNSLKALAKELGVNISIFQSNHEGGIVDLIQNSGDYGAIIINPAAYTHTSIAIRDAIAAVKTPTVEVHLSNIYSREKFRHKSVLAPVAAGQISGFGPEGYMLALRAAVHIANAKKSNTKKKTS; encoded by the coding sequence ATGAAAATTATGGTAATTCATGGCCCCAACCTTAATCTCCTTGGCACAAGGGAGACGGATATATACGGCAGTCTGAAGCTGAAAGAGATTAATAACTCACTTAAAGCTCTTGCTAAGGAGTTGGGGGTTAATATCTCAATTTTTCAATCAAATCATGAAGGGGGAATCGTTGATTTAATCCAAAACTCAGGTGATTACGGCGCAATAATTATAAACCCGGCTGCATACACGCACACAAGCATTGCCATCAGGGACGCCATAGCCGCCGTCAAGACTCCGACAGTAGAGGTTCATCTTTCAAATATCTACAGCAGGGAAAAATTCAGGCACAAATCAGTCCTTGCGCCGGTAGCCGCAGGGCAGATTTCAGGCTTTGGACCTGAAGGATATATGCTCGCACTCAGAGCTGCAGTTCACATTGCAAATGCAAAGAAAAGCAATACTAAGAAAAAAACTTCCTGA